Proteins from a genomic interval of Phenylobacterium sp. LH3H17:
- the eno gene encoding phosphopyruvate hydratase has product MTEIVDITAREILDSRGNPTVEVDVILEDGALGRAAVPSGASTGAHEAVEKRDGDKKRYLGKGVRQAVDAVNGEIYDALSGVDAEDQRRLDKLLIELDGTPNKSRLGANAILGVSLAAAKAAAISAGLPLYKYVGGVSARVLPVPMMNIINGGAHADNPIDIQEFMILPTGADTFAEGLRMGAEIFHALKKALHDAGHNTNVGDEGGFAPNIGSAEEALAFIVKAGQAAGYKAGDDFHLGLDAASTEFFKGGKYVMDGEGKSLDPAGMVDYLAGLVAKFPIVTIEDGMAEDDLEGWKLLTERLGGKIQLVGDDLFVTNPARLSALGVQGGLANSILVKVNQIGTLSETLDAVDMAHRAAYTAVMSHRSGETEDATIADLAVATNCGQIKTGSLSRSDRTAKYNQLLRIEEELGDQAIYLGAKAIKHL; this is encoded by the coding sequence ATGACCGAGATCGTCGACATCACCGCCCGGGAGATCCTGGACAGCCGCGGCAACCCGACGGTCGAGGTGGACGTGATCCTGGAAGACGGCGCCCTGGGCCGCGCCGCGGTGCCGTCCGGCGCCTCCACCGGCGCCCACGAGGCGGTCGAGAAGCGGGACGGCGACAAGAAGCGCTATCTGGGCAAGGGCGTCCGGCAGGCGGTGGATGCGGTCAATGGCGAGATCTACGACGCCCTCTCCGGCGTCGACGCCGAGGATCAGCGCCGGCTGGACAAGCTGCTGATCGAACTGGACGGCACGCCTAACAAGTCGCGCCTGGGCGCCAACGCCATCCTGGGGGTCAGCCTGGCCGCCGCCAAGGCAGCCGCGATCAGCGCTGGCCTGCCGCTCTACAAGTATGTGGGTGGGGTGTCGGCCCGCGTCCTTCCGGTGCCGATGATGAACATCATCAATGGCGGCGCCCACGCCGACAATCCCATCGACATCCAGGAATTCATGATCCTGCCCACCGGCGCAGACACCTTCGCCGAGGGCCTACGCATGGGCGCGGAGATCTTCCATGCCCTGAAGAAGGCGCTGCACGACGCCGGCCACAACACCAATGTCGGCGACGAAGGCGGCTTCGCCCCCAATATCGGCTCGGCCGAAGAGGCCCTGGCCTTCATCGTCAAGGCGGGCCAGGCCGCGGGCTACAAGGCCGGCGATGACTTCCATCTGGGCCTCGACGCCGCCTCCACGGAGTTCTTCAAGGGCGGCAAGTACGTCATGGACGGGGAGGGCAAGAGCCTCGATCCGGCCGGCATGGTCGACTACCTGGCCGGCCTGGTCGCCAAGTTCCCCATTGTCACCATCGAGGACGGGATGGCCGAGGACGACCTAGAGGGCTGGAAGCTGCTCACCGAGCGGCTGGGGGGCAAGATCCAGCTCGTGGGCGACGATCTCTTCGTCACCAATCCGGCACGGCTCTCGGCGCTGGGCGTCCAAGGCGGCCTGGCCAACTCCATCCTGGTCAAGGTCAACCAAATCGGCACCTTGTCGGAGACCCTCGACGCCGTCGACATGGCCCACCGCGCTGCCTACACGGCCGTGATGAGCCACCGCTCGGGTGAGACCGAGGACGCCACCATCGCCGACCTGGCCGTCGCCACCAACTGCGGGCAGATCAAGACCGGCTCGCTGTCGCGCTCCGACCGGACGGCCAAGTACAACCAGCTGCTGCGCATCGAGGAGGAGCTGGGCGACCAGGCCATCTATCTGGGCGCCAAGGCGATCAAGCACCTCTAG
- a CDS encoding dicarboxylate/amino acid:cation symporter gives MKRPATSSAAWVIAALALGLTLGVLGHGAAWGERAQAIMAPIGQLWVNALRMTVIPLIVPLLVVAIAGSGDLKQTGALSLRMLLLFMGLLAAFTLASFAVSPALMSAVRLDPAATSALMAQAAQPPPAAPVTPSEWLVSLVPANAFKAAADGALLPLLVFTVAFALATTNAPPATRSKVVEAFRAVAEVMIILVRWVVALAPIGVLALSFALGVSLGAAGAGAVGYFLAVSIGLYLLGTLLLYPLAVFGGRVGWRRFAVAMLPVQAVGLSSRSSLASLPALIKAGRDDLRLRPEVADLVLPVAVSTFKLQHAIATILGVAFVARLYGLELTPLAIAASAGAGILIGATTPGVPSAGLMLQAPLYSAFGLPLEGLALLIAIDSIPDMFKTLFNVTADMVVAVLLSPQGTAEAGDVTVN, from the coding sequence ATGAAGCGGCCTGCGACATCATCGGCGGCGTGGGTGATCGCCGCCCTGGCGCTCGGCCTGACCCTTGGCGTCCTGGGTCACGGCGCCGCCTGGGGCGAGCGGGCTCAGGCGATCATGGCGCCGATCGGCCAGCTCTGGGTCAACGCCTTGCGTATGACGGTCATTCCGCTGATCGTCCCGCTGCTGGTGGTCGCCATCGCCGGATCGGGCGACCTGAAACAGACCGGCGCGCTGAGCCTGCGGATGCTGCTTCTGTTCATGGGCCTGCTCGCGGCCTTCACCCTGGCCAGCTTCGCGGTCAGTCCGGCCCTGATGAGCGCCGTGCGACTGGATCCGGCCGCCACGAGCGCCCTGATGGCCCAGGCCGCCCAGCCGCCGCCGGCGGCGCCGGTCACCCCATCCGAATGGCTGGTCTCCCTGGTGCCGGCGAATGCGTTCAAGGCCGCGGCCGACGGCGCATTGTTGCCGCTGCTGGTGTTCACGGTGGCGTTCGCGCTCGCCACCACCAACGCCCCGCCCGCGACACGCTCCAAGGTGGTCGAGGCGTTCCGCGCCGTGGCCGAGGTGATGATCATCCTGGTCCGCTGGGTGGTGGCCCTGGCCCCGATCGGGGTCCTGGCCCTGAGCTTCGCCCTCGGGGTCAGTCTGGGCGCGGCCGGGGCGGGGGCGGTGGGCTACTTCCTGGCCGTCTCCATCGGGCTCTATCTGCTGGGGACCTTGCTGCTCTATCCGCTGGCCGTGTTCGGCGGCCGGGTCGGTTGGCGCAGGTTCGCCGTGGCCATGCTGCCGGTCCAGGCCGTGGGACTCAGTTCCAGGTCGTCGCTCGCCAGCCTGCCGGCCCTGATCAAGGCCGGGCGCGACGACCTGCGGCTGCGGCCAGAGGTCGCCGACCTGGTGCTGCCGGTGGCGGTCTCGACCTTCAAGCTGCAGCACGCCATCGCCACCATCCTGGGCGTCGCCTTCGTCGCGCGTCTCTACGGCCTGGAACTCACGCCGTTGGCCATCGCGGCCAGCGCCGGAGCGGGCATCCTGATCGGCGCGACAACGCCCGGGGTGCCATCGGCCGGCCTGATGCTGCAGGCGCCGCTCTATTCGGCGTTCGGCCTGCCCCTGGAGGGCCTGGCCCTGCTCATCGCCATCGATTCCATCCCCGACATGTTCAAGACGCTGTTCAACGTTACGGCGGACATGGTCGTGGCCGTGCTCCTGTCGCCGCAGGGGACGGCGGAAGCTGGCGACGTAACCGTAAATTAA
- a CDS encoding septum formation initiator family protein produces MFDRLRSYLPTAALAFLIVYFGFHAFTGDRGLLSSTQRDATLAAKTLELETLRTQRQDLEARAQLMRDTSLSADLLEERARSLLGFAHPNDYVIRVKP; encoded by the coding sequence GTGTTCGATCGCCTTCGTTCCTACCTGCCCACAGCGGCCCTGGCGTTCCTGATCGTCTATTTCGGGTTCCACGCCTTCACGGGTGATCGGGGCCTGTTGTCGTCGACCCAGCGCGACGCAACGCTCGCGGCCAAGACCCTCGAGTTGGAAACCCTGCGTACTCAGAGGCAGGACCTTGAGGCGCGCGCCCAGCTTATGCGCGATACGAGCCTATCCGCCGACTTGCTGGAAGAACGCGCGCGTTCCCTGCTAGGCTTCGCCCACCCGAACGACTATGTGATCCGCGTGAAGCCTTAG
- the pdhA gene encoding pyruvate dehydrogenase (acetyl-transferring) E1 component subunit alpha, whose amino-acid sequence MARGQAASAARRKSTDTGVNGVSEGPVTQDELLKYYRDMLLIRRFEERAGQLYGMGLIGGFCHLYIGQEAIAVGVQAIKEPGDQVITGYRDHGHMLACGMDPREVMAELTGRAGGSSKGKGGSMHMFSTEADFYGGHGIVGAQVALGTGLALANHYRDNKKVSFTYFGDGAANQGQVYESFNMAQLWSLPVVYVIENNQYAMGTSIERSSSETHLHKRGASFRIPGEEVDGMDVLAVKAAAGKAAAHARSGAGPYILEMKTYRYRGHSMSDPAKYRTRDEVDEVRKTRDPIDHLQERLAKEGWADEAALKAIDAEVKRIVADAAEFARTSPEPDPSELYTDVYLEAAQ is encoded by the coding sequence ATGGCGCGTGGGCAAGCGGCCTCTGCTGCTCGGCGGAAGAGTACTGACACCGGTGTCAACGGTGTATCTGAAGGACCTGTGACCCAGGACGAACTGCTCAAATACTATCGCGACATGCTGCTGATCCGACGCTTCGAGGAGCGGGCGGGGCAGCTCTACGGCATGGGCCTGATCGGCGGTTTCTGCCACCTCTACATCGGGCAGGAGGCGATCGCGGTCGGCGTCCAGGCGATCAAGGAGCCGGGTGACCAGGTGATCACCGGCTACCGAGACCACGGCCACATGCTCGCCTGCGGCATGGATCCGCGCGAGGTCATGGCCGAACTGACCGGCCGGGCCGGCGGCTCCTCCAAGGGCAAGGGCGGCTCCATGCACATGTTCTCGACCGAGGCCGATTTCTACGGCGGCCACGGCATCGTGGGAGCGCAGGTGGCGCTGGGCACCGGCCTGGCCTTGGCCAACCACTACCGGGACAACAAGAAGGTCAGCTTCACCTATTTCGGCGACGGCGCCGCCAACCAGGGGCAGGTCTATGAGAGCTTCAACATGGCCCAGCTCTGGAGCCTGCCGGTCGTCTATGTGATCGAGAACAACCAATACGCCATGGGCACCTCCATCGAGCGTTCCTCGTCGGAGACGCACCTCCACAAGCGCGGCGCCTCGTTCCGGATTCCCGGCGAGGAGGTCGACGGCATGGACGTGCTGGCGGTCAAGGCCGCGGCCGGCAAGGCGGCCGCCCACGCCCGTTCCGGCGCCGGTCCCTATATCCTCGAGATGAAGACCTACCGCTATCGCGGCCACTCCATGAGCGACCCGGCCAAGTACCGGACCCGCGATGAGGTCGACGAGGTGCGCAAGACCCGCGACCCCATCGACCACCTGCAGGAACGGCTGGCCAAGGAGGGCTGGGCCGACGAGGCGGCGCTGAAGGCCATCGACGCCGAGGTCAAGCGCATCGTCGCCGACGCGGCGGAGTTCGCCCGCACCAGCCCCGAACCTGACCCCTCCGAGCTTTATACGGACGTCTATCTGGAGGCCGCCCAGTGA
- a CDS encoding pyruvate dehydrogenase complex E1 component subunit beta: protein MTDVLMPALSPTMEEGTLAKWHVKKGDSVRSGDVIAEIETDKATMEVEAVDEGVIEEILVAEGTEEVKVNTPIARLSGGDGVAAPAPKSNGESKSEPVAEAPQPQPQPAQAESPAAPVVPRIELRDPELPEGVKLVKTTIRDALRDAMAEEMRADDKVFLMGEEVAQYQGAYKVSRDLLQEFGDKRVIDTPITEHGFAGLGVGAAMAGLKPIVEFMTWNFAMQAIDHIINSAAKTLYMSGGQIRCSVVFRGPNGAASRVGAQHSQDYSSWYAQVPGLKVVAPYDAADAKGLLKAAIRDPNPVVFLEHEMMYGQEFDVPEGIDWVVPIGKAKVRRAGKDVTITAHSRMVGMALKAAEELAAEGIEAEVVDLRTLRPLDHETIVASVKKTNRLVTAEEGWGPMGVGAEVIARVIEHAFDYLDAPPARVCQKDVPLPYAANLEALSLPSVEDIVRAAKAVCYK from the coding sequence GTGACCGACGTCCTGATGCCCGCCCTGTCTCCGACCATGGAGGAGGGCACGCTCGCAAAGTGGCATGTGAAGAAGGGTGATTCCGTACGCTCCGGCGACGTCATCGCCGAGATCGAGACCGACAAGGCGACCATGGAGGTGGAGGCCGTCGACGAGGGCGTGATCGAGGAGATCCTGGTCGCCGAGGGCACCGAGGAGGTGAAGGTCAACACCCCCATCGCCCGTCTGTCCGGCGGCGACGGCGTGGCCGCTCCCGCGCCCAAATCCAATGGCGAGTCCAAGTCCGAACCCGTCGCCGAGGCGCCGCAGCCGCAACCGCAACCGGCCCAAGCCGAGTCGCCGGCCGCACCCGTCGTCCCCAGGATCGAGCTGCGTGATCCGGAGCTCCCGGAAGGCGTGAAGCTGGTCAAGACCACCATCCGCGACGCCCTGCGCGACGCCATGGCCGAGGAGATGCGCGCCGACGACAAGGTGTTCCTGATGGGCGAGGAAGTCGCCCAGTACCAGGGCGCCTACAAGGTCTCGCGCGACCTGCTCCAGGAGTTCGGCGACAAGCGGGTCATCGACACCCCGATCACCGAGCATGGGTTCGCGGGCCTGGGCGTCGGAGCGGCCATGGCCGGCCTGAAGCCCATCGTCGAGTTCATGACCTGGAACTTCGCCATGCAGGCGATCGACCACATCATCAATTCCGCGGCCAAGACCCTCTACATGTCCGGCGGCCAGATCCGGTGCTCGGTCGTGTTCCGCGGACCCAACGGCGCGGCCTCCCGGGTCGGCGCCCAGCACAGCCAGGACTATTCCTCCTGGTACGCCCAGGTGCCCGGCCTGAAGGTTGTGGCGCCCTATGACGCCGCCGACGCCAAGGGCCTGTTGAAGGCCGCCATCCGCGACCCGAACCCCGTCGTCTTCCTCGAGCACGAGATGATGTATGGCCAGGAGTTCGACGTTCCCGAGGGGATCGACTGGGTCGTGCCCATCGGCAAGGCCAAGGTCCGCCGGGCCGGCAAGGACGTCACCATCACCGCCCACTCGCGGATGGTGGGCATGGCGCTCAAGGCCGCCGAAGAACTGGCGGCGGAGGGTATCGAGGCCGAGGTTGTCGACCTGCGCACCCTGCGTCCCCTGGACCACGAGACCATCGTGGCGAGCGTGAAGAAGACCAACCGCCTGGTCACCGCCGAGGAAGGCTGGGGCCCGATGGGGGTCGGCGCCGAGGTGATCGCCCGGGTCATCGAGCACGCCTTCGACTATCTGGACGCCCCGCCCGCGCGGGTCTGCCAGAAGGACGTGCCGCTGCCCTACGCCGCCAATCTGGAGGCGCTGTCGCTGCCGTCGGTGGAGGACATCGTCAGGGCGGCCAAGGCGGTCTGCTACAAATGA
- a CDS encoding GFA family protein, with product MTDGFAWHAGGCHCGGVRFEVALPEVVEAQSCNCSMCAKTGYLHIIVPQSRFRLTKGAERLAEYTFNSRVARHLFCSECGIKSFYRPRSNPDGWSVNARCLDEAVHLEITAFDGANWEANADQLARLSLEPS from the coding sequence ATGACCGACGGGTTCGCCTGGCACGCCGGCGGTTGCCATTGTGGCGGCGTGCGGTTCGAGGTGGCCTTGCCGGAGGTCGTCGAGGCGCAGAGCTGCAACTGCTCCATGTGCGCCAAGACCGGCTATCTGCACATCATCGTGCCGCAGAGCCGGTTCCGGCTGACCAAGGGCGCCGAGCGCCTGGCGGAGTACACCTTCAACAGCCGGGTGGCGCGCCACCTGTTCTGCTCAGAGTGCGGCATCAAGAGCTTCTATCGGCCGCGCTCCAATCCCGACGGCTGGTCGGTCAACGCCCGCTGCCTGGACGAGGCCGTCCACCTCGAGATCACCGCCTTCGACGGCGCCAACTGGGAGGCCAACGCCGACCAACTGGCGCGCCTGTCGCTAGAACCTTCCTGA